The proteins below are encoded in one region of Holophagaceae bacterium:
- a CDS encoding DUF3516 domain-containing protein has product MSLKLHGLIPSKGGSSSEALLGLFLQYLEAKDLILYPAQEAAILEVFEGRNLILNTPTGSGKSLVATALHFMSLARGRRSVYTCPIKALVNEKWMALCREFGAENVGLSTGDATVNRDAPILCCTAEILANMALSEGEEAFAHDVVMDEFHYYADRERGVAWQVPLLILKRTRFLLMSATLGDTSFFETELTRLNGLPTATVKSSDRPVPLGFTYAETPLAFTLEKLVESGRAPVYVVHFTQADAAASAQDFTSLNVCSKEGKSALAAELEGFKFNSPYGPDMKRWLRQGIGLHHAGLLPKYRILVEQLAQKGLLKIICGTDTLGVGINVPIRTVLFTKLCKYNGEKTGILSARDFHQIAGRAGRKGFDDVGYVVAQAPEHVIENLRLSQKPGKKFVKRQAPDRNYAHWDEDTFKRLIVAQPERLGSRFQVSHAMLLNVLSRKSDGCLAMRQLLRDCHETDRQKDAHRRRGWQLFRALVARRIVGFMPPDASGRRLRVNVELQDDFSMNQTLSLYLMDTIPLLDYESPDYALDLLTLVESILEDPDQILRKQLDRVKGRAIAEMKMAGIEYEQRMAELEKLEYPKPLREFIYSTFNEFADKHPWVGQENIRPKSIVREMFESYLSFADYVRAYDLQRVEGLLLRHIHSTFKVLAQTVPDGLKNDEAWEMQAYLGAMLRQVDSSLLDAWEKMQNPDYVRDEAILAMPGAEEAARDITRDRKAFHAAIRSQVFVFLRRLASSDWEDALQSLESAPNVPPLDGEERPWTPERLKAMVAQYLASHQGPRLDPEGRNARHTYIQPKAGAPAIVVVQQMLVDNEELNDWTAEFEVDLNASREAGQPVMRLIRMGEYR; this is encoded by the coding sequence ATGTCTTTGAAACTGCACGGATTGATTCCATCGAAGGGCGGCTCCAGCAGCGAAGCATTGCTGGGGCTGTTCCTGCAATACCTCGAAGCCAAGGACCTCATCCTCTACCCCGCCCAGGAGGCGGCCATCCTGGAGGTCTTCGAAGGCCGGAATCTCATCCTGAACACACCTACGGGATCTGGGAAATCCCTGGTGGCCACGGCGCTTCATTTCATGAGCCTGGCCCGGGGGCGGCGATCGGTCTACACCTGCCCCATCAAGGCGCTGGTGAACGAGAAATGGATGGCGCTCTGCCGGGAATTCGGAGCGGAAAACGTGGGCCTCAGCACCGGCGACGCCACCGTGAACCGCGATGCGCCGATCCTCTGCTGCACCGCGGAGATCCTGGCCAACATGGCGCTGTCCGAAGGCGAGGAGGCCTTCGCCCATGACGTGGTGATGGACGAATTCCACTACTATGCGGACCGCGAGCGGGGCGTCGCCTGGCAGGTTCCGCTGCTGATCCTCAAGCGGACGCGGTTCCTGTTGATGAGCGCCACGCTCGGCGACACCAGCTTTTTCGAAACGGAACTGACGCGGCTCAACGGATTGCCCACGGCGACGGTGAAGTCCAGCGACCGTCCGGTTCCGTTGGGCTTCACCTACGCCGAAACACCGCTCGCTTTCACGTTGGAGAAGCTGGTGGAAAGCGGAAGGGCGCCGGTGTACGTGGTCCATTTCACCCAAGCCGATGCGGCCGCCAGCGCTCAGGACTTCACCAGTTTGAATGTGTGTAGCAAAGAGGGAAAGTCTGCCCTCGCCGCCGAGCTTGAGGGCTTCAAGTTCAACAGCCCCTACGGCCCCGACATGAAGCGCTGGCTGCGCCAGGGCATCGGCCTCCATCATGCGGGGCTCCTCCCCAAGTACCGGATCCTGGTGGAGCAGCTGGCCCAGAAGGGGCTGCTCAAGATCATCTGCGGGACGGACACGCTGGGCGTGGGCATCAATGTTCCGATCCGGACCGTGTTGTTCACCAAGCTCTGCAAGTACAATGGCGAAAAAACGGGCATTCTGAGCGCCCGTGACTTCCACCAGATCGCAGGCCGGGCTGGCCGCAAAGGTTTCGACGACGTGGGTTACGTGGTGGCCCAGGCACCAGAGCACGTGATCGAGAATCTGCGGTTGTCCCAGAAACCCGGCAAGAAGTTCGTGAAGCGCCAGGCTCCGGACCGCAACTACGCCCACTGGGACGAAGACACGTTCAAGCGCCTGATCGTCGCCCAGCCCGAGCGGCTGGGCTCACGCTTCCAGGTGTCCCACGCCATGCTGCTGAACGTGCTCAGCCGCAAGAGCGACGGCTGCCTGGCCATGCGCCAGCTCCTCCGGGACTGCCACGAGACGGACCGCCAGAAAGATGCTCACCGGAGACGCGGCTGGCAGCTTTTCAGGGCGCTGGTGGCGCGGCGCATCGTGGGGTTCATGCCGCCAGATGCGTCGGGCCGCAGGCTGCGCGTGAACGTGGAATTGCAGGACGACTTCTCCATGAACCAGACCCTGTCCCTTTACCTGATGGACACGATTCCTTTGCTGGATTACGAATCGCCGGACTATGCCCTGGATCTGCTGACCCTGGTGGAAAGCATCCTGGAAGATCCGGATCAGATCCTGCGGAAGCAGTTGGACCGGGTGAAGGGCAGGGCCATCGCCGAGATGAAGATGGCGGGCATCGAGTACGAGCAGCGCATGGCGGAGCTGGAAAAGCTGGAATACCCCAAACCCCTGCGCGAATTCATCTACAGCACCTTCAACGAATTCGCGGACAAACATCCGTGGGTGGGACAGGAGAACATCCGCCCCAAGTCCATCGTCCGCGAGATGTTCGAAAGCTACCTCAGCTTCGCCGACTACGTGCGCGCCTACGACTTGCAGCGGGTCGAGGGACTGCTGCTGCGCCATATCCACAGCACGTTCAAGGTGCTTGCCCAGACCGTTCCGGATGGACTAAAAAACGACGAAGCGTGGGAGATGCAGGCCTACCTCGGCGCCATGCTCCGCCAGGTGGATTCCAGCCTGCTGGATGCCTGGGAGAAGATGCAGAACCCCGACTACGTGCGGGATGAAGCAATCCTGGCCATGCCCGGCGCCGAGGAAGCCGCCAGGGACATCACCCGCGATCGCAAGGCCTTCCACGCCGCCATCCGGTCGCAGGTCTTCGTGTTCCTGCGCCGCCTGGCCTCCAGCGACTGGGAGGATGCTCTGCAAAGCTTGGAATCGGCGCCGAACGTTCCGCCGTTGGATGGCGAGGAGCGCCCCTGGACACCCGAGCGGTTGAAGGCCATGGTGGCGCAGTATCTCGCCAGCCACCAGGGGCCGCGTCTGGATCCCGAAGGCCGCAATGCCCGCCACACCTACATCCAGCCCAAGGCCGGAGCCCCCGCGATCGTGGTCGTCCAGCAGATGCTCGTCGACAACGAAGAACTCAATGATTGGACCGCCGAGTTCGAGGTGGACCTGAACGCATCCCGGGAAGCCGGCCAGCCGGTGATGCGGCTGATCAGGATGGGGGAATACCGGTAG
- a CDS encoding Hsp20/alpha crystallin family protein has translation MSLVLKQRPKNVGMARESLFEDPLRMLREANRWDPFQDLGLRTSNKMETFLPAFDLKETPNEFSLKADLPGMKENDIEISVSGNRLTISGKREEEITRDDEVCYAYERTFGSFSRAIALPEDVDANKVKAELKNGVLSVTVPKSPEIRPKKVEVKTS, from the coding sequence ATGTCCCTTGTCCTGAAACAGCGCCCCAAGAATGTCGGGATGGCGCGAGAATCGCTTTTCGAGGACCCCCTCCGCATGCTGAGGGAGGCCAACCGCTGGGATCCATTCCAGGATCTCGGCCTGCGCACCAGCAATAAAATGGAAACCTTCCTGCCCGCCTTCGACTTGAAGGAGACTCCCAACGAGTTTTCCCTGAAGGCCGATCTTCCGGGGATGAAGGAAAACGATATTGAGATCTCCGTCTCCGGCAACCGCCTGACCATCAGCGGGAAGCGCGAGGAAGAAATCACGCGGGACGACGAGGTCTGCTACGCCTATGAGCGCACCTTCGGCAGCTTCAGCCGCGCCATCGCCCTTCCGGAGGATGTCGACGCCAACAAGGTGAAGGCCGAATTGAAAAATGGCGTGCTCTCAGTGACCGTGCCCAAGAGTCCCGAGATCCGTCCCAAGAAGGTGGAAGTGAAGACATCATGA
- the fdhF gene encoding formate dehydrogenase subunit alpha: MTGLALTVNDRRVTAEPGDTLLTVLSRQGLEVPTLCHDPRLKPASLCRMCEVEVGRRCKITCASRWWTGIRVRNKKTRTAQVFLRRSLTGQERNLCACSTVAEPGMVVRTHTPELEDYRRGVLAMMARDYPSAAVDAHPHEPFHRWLRHYGVAPAGKGDPDRLDTTHPYIRVDLSQCIECYRCVRICEELQGQFVWKAIDRGGSTHVAPGFADSLLHSPCVSCGACVDTCPTGALEDASHFVHGIPDSWTSTTCPYCGVGCGMEIGVKDGRIASVRPLMDSPVNAGHLCVKGRYGTGIVDAPDRVAQPAVRRNGEWVQVSWDEALDEAAAAIRRIREMHGPDAIGFLGSSRATNEDSYLVQKLARVVVGTNNVDCCARVCHAPSAAGLGQVFGTGAATNSFEDIEKAALIMIVGANPTENHPIVGNRIKQRALAGIPLIVIDPRRIELAGHASVHLAPRPGTNLPLLLAMAQVILAEGLEDRPFLEARTENLEAFRTAAEEWPPERAAQVCGVGAESIRQAARLYASTRPALAINGLGLTEQIQGTEGVMALAQLALLTGNIGKPGSGVNPLRGQNNVQGSANMGCEPSRLTGYQPIAAARELHEQVWGVPIPETAGLSVMGMVDAAFEGRLKGMVVFGYDVLLSNPDAHRTAEALGRLNAMVVVDLFMTETAKAFGTVFLPVASSFEKEGTFMNGERRVQRVRAAIPLHPGVKTDLEVACLLGQRLGFADHFAFLDAGATDAVAAEAVWEEIRQVWPVARGITYPRIESVGIQWPCPSEDHPGTTVLHAGRFPKGPRAAFRALAYRPSAEIPTAEFPLLMNTGRTLYHFNAATMTGRTRNRELQRDDWIQIHPQDAGPLGIADGGPVVVETRHGQFPAHAWITDVVRPGECFGVFHNPEAFVNRATGQGRDNFTETPEYKVTAARIRPS, from the coding sequence ATGACCGGACTGGCCCTCACAGTGAATGATCGACGGGTCACGGCCGAGCCGGGAGACACGCTGCTCACGGTGCTGTCCCGGCAGGGCCTGGAAGTCCCCACCCTCTGCCACGATCCGCGTCTGAAGCCGGCTTCGCTTTGCCGGATGTGCGAAGTTGAAGTCGGCCGTCGCTGCAAAATAACTTGCGCATCTCGGTGGTGGACCGGCATAAGGGTCCGTAACAAAAAAACCAGAACTGCACAGGTTTTTTTGCGACGGTCCCTAACCGGCCAGGAGCGGAATCTCTGCGCCTGCTCCACCGTGGCGGAACCGGGCATGGTCGTGCGAACCCACACGCCTGAACTGGAGGACTATCGCCGGGGCGTGCTGGCCATGATGGCCCGGGACTATCCTTCCGCCGCGGTGGATGCGCACCCCCATGAACCCTTCCACCGCTGGCTCCGCCACTACGGCGTGGCGCCCGCCGGGAAGGGTGATCCCGACCGGTTGGACACCACCCACCCCTACATCCGCGTGGACCTGTCCCAGTGCATCGAATGCTACCGCTGTGTCCGGATCTGCGAGGAACTGCAGGGCCAGTTCGTGTGGAAAGCGATCGACCGGGGTGGCAGCACCCATGTGGCGCCGGGATTCGCGGATTCGCTCCTCCACAGCCCCTGCGTGAGCTGCGGAGCCTGTGTGGATACCTGCCCCACCGGTGCGCTGGAGGATGCTTCGCACTTTGTCCATGGCATCCCGGATAGCTGGACCAGCACCACCTGCCCCTACTGCGGCGTGGGCTGCGGCATGGAAATCGGCGTCAAGGACGGCCGCATCGCGAGCGTGCGCCCGTTGATGGATTCCCCCGTCAATGCCGGCCATTTGTGCGTGAAGGGCCGTTATGGAACGGGCATCGTCGATGCCCCGGACCGCGTGGCGCAACCGGCTGTCCGGCGGAATGGCGAGTGGGTCCAGGTTTCCTGGGATGAGGCCCTGGATGAGGCCGCCGCCGCCATCCGGCGCATCCGGGAAATGCACGGACCCGACGCCATCGGCTTCCTGGGCTCCTCCCGCGCCACCAACGAAGACTCCTACCTGGTGCAGAAGCTGGCGCGCGTCGTGGTGGGCACGAACAACGTGGACTGCTGCGCCCGGGTCTGCCACGCGCCCAGCGCCGCGGGCCTGGGCCAGGTCTTCGGGACCGGCGCCGCCACCAACAGTTTCGAAGACATCGAGAAGGCCGCCCTGATCATGATCGTGGGCGCCAATCCCACCGAGAACCACCCCATCGTGGGCAACCGCATCAAGCAGCGCGCCCTGGCCGGCATACCGCTCATCGTCATCGATCCCCGCCGCATCGAGCTCGCCGGCCACGCCTCGGTCCATCTGGCGCCGCGCCCGGGCACGAACCTGCCCCTGCTCCTGGCGATGGCCCAGGTGATCCTCGCGGAAGGCCTGGAGGATCGTCCCTTTCTGGAAGCCCGCACCGAGAACCTGGAGGCCTTCCGGACCGCGGCCGAAGAGTGGCCTCCGGAACGCGCCGCCCAGGTCTGCGGCGTCGGCGCAGAATCCATCCGGCAAGCCGCCAGGCTCTATGCCTCGACACGGCCTGCCCTGGCCATCAACGGGCTGGGCCTGACCGAGCAGATCCAGGGCACCGAGGGCGTCATGGCTTTGGCCCAGCTCGCGCTGCTGACCGGCAACATCGGCAAGCCCGGCTCGGGAGTCAATCCACTCCGGGGCCAGAACAACGTCCAGGGGAGCGCGAACATGGGCTGCGAGCCCTCGCGCCTCACCGGCTACCAGCCCATCGCCGCCGCCCGGGAACTCCACGAGCAGGTGTGGGGAGTGCCCATCCCCGAAACCGCCGGTCTGTCGGTGATGGGCATGGTGGACGCGGCTTTCGAAGGCCGGCTGAAGGGCATGGTGGTGTTCGGCTACGATGTGCTGCTCAGCAACCCGGACGCCCACCGCACGGCCGAGGCCCTGGGGCGCCTCAACGCCATGGTGGTGGTGGACCTGTTCATGACCGAAACGGCCAAGGCCTTCGGGACGGTGTTCCTGCCGGTGGCCAGCTCCTTCGAAAAAGAGGGCACCTTCATGAACGGCGAACGCCGTGTCCAGCGGGTGCGGGCGGCCATCCCGCTCCATCCCGGCGTGAAGACCGATCTCGAGGTCGCCTGCCTGCTGGGGCAGCGGCTGGGATTCGCGGACCACTTCGCTTTCCTCGACGCTGGCGCCACCGATGCCGTTGCCGCCGAGGCCGTCTGGGAAGAGATCCGCCAGGTCTGGCCGGTGGCCAGAGGCATCACCTATCCGCGGATCGAATCCGTGGGAATCCAATGGCCCTGCCCCTCCGAGGACCATCCGGGCACCACCGTCCTCCATGCCGGCCGCTTTCCGAAAGGCCCTCGCGCCGCATTCAGGGCCCTGGCCTACCGGCCCAGCGCTGAAATCCCCACGGCCGAGTTCCCATTGCTGATGAACACCGGCCGGACGCTCTACCACTTCAACGCGGCCACCATGACCGGGCGGACCCGCAACCGCGAACTCCAGCGGGACGACTGGATCCAGATCCATCCGCAGGATGCGGGCCCCCTAGGGATCGCGGACGGCGGCCCCGTGGTGGTGGAAACCCGCCACGGCCAATTCCCCGCCCATGCGTGGATCACCGACGTGGTTCGGCCCGGCGAATGCTTCGGCGTCTTCCACAACCCGGAAGCGTTCGTGAACCGGGCTACCGGACAAGGCCGAGACAATTTCACCGAAACCCCGGAGTACAAAGTCACCGCAGCGAGGATCAGGCCAAGCTGA